One Pirellulales bacterium genomic window, GCGGTGCGGATTGCGCGGCCTTTGCCGCCATTCTGCTCTAATCGCACCGTCGAGAATCGCGAACCGAAGCCATCGGCCAGCTCGGGCGTGCGGTCGCGGCTACCGTCGTCGGCGACGATCACGCGGTAATCGAGCCGCGTGGCATCGAGGAATTGCCCCAGCTCTTCGAGCGATTTAGGCAAGCGTCGCTCTTCGTTGTACGCCGGGAGGATGACGGTGAACTCGTGATCGGTCGCCGGCAGCGAATCCGCCAGATTCCCGGCGCGCAATCGCGGACGCGCCATGCTTCCTTGCAGAGAAGCTGCCGAACGTATTGCACGACTTTCGTCGGCGACTGGCATCGTTCCGACCACGCGAAAGAGGGTTGACTGCAGGTGGCTTGCATGCGTCAAAGGACTTGCCTGCCTTTCCCGAACTGGACGCCATGCCGGCGGAACTATACTCCAAAGGGCGTATGCGCGGATACTACAATTGCGCGCGGACCTTGGGCTCTGTTCCGTGCGAAGCGTTCTTGGCGTGGGTGGTGGCGCGCGCCGTTGTGCTAAGGCCGCCGCGGTGATCGACGCGCGGGAGGGATCTTGTCGCGTTTTCGCGCTGGCTGGTGGATGTTGTGGCGACAAAACGCCGCCAGCATTGCTGGTATCGGCAGTTCCAGGCGCGCCGCTCGACGAACGAATGCCTGACGAATTCGAGAGGGTCGTGCTAGCATGCCGTGCTGGTTCACGAGATGCGATCAGCGCGTTGTGCGCAGCTCACGCTTGCCAGAGACTCACAACCAGCGTCGCAAGAGATACGCGCAGCGATCCAGAAACCGCTGCCACGGACCGTGCCGGTCGAGATCGGCCAGTGTCACGCCATGACTTTCTGCGATTTCGGCCTCGCAAATGGCCGCGACCGCCTGTGCCATCGCCGCCGAACGAATGACGGCGACGAATTCGAGATTGATCTCGAGGCTGCGTGGGTCGAGATTGCACGAGCCGACTACCGTGTAGCGATCGTCGACGACCATGGCCTTGCTGTGCAGCATCGAGCGCTGGCGCTCGTAGATCTCGACGCCCCGCTCGAGCAGGCGAGAATAGAGAAAACGTGTTGCCCGTTGCACGAGCGGTACGTCGCTTGCCCCTGGTACGATCAGAGTCAAGCGCGCACCGCGATGCCCTACGCGGTTCAATGTCCGCAGCACCCTTCCGGTGGGCAAGAAATACGCCATGGACATGACCACGCTCCGGCGTGCCAGGCCGATGATGCGCGTGAATACGCGCTCGGCGCGCGAAAAGTTCAAGCCTGGGCCGCTGTCGTAAAAGCGGATGAAATCGCGCTCACCGCGCGGGAGACGCACGCGGCGATAAGACCGCGGCCGGCGATCGATCGGCTGATGATGGGCCCGTAGCCAGGAACGCTCGAAGCTTTCCGCCACGTCGGCCACCTGTGCCCCCGTCATGCGCACGTGTACGTCGCGCCAGCCGCCGGCCTCGGCCAGGTCGCGTCGCTGCTCGCGGCGCGTGGGCGGCGGCCTGGTATCCACGACGTTCATTCCACCGAAGTACGCCACGCGATCGTCGACCACCAGCAGCTTGCGGTGATTGCGGCGGTTGAGGATCTCGAAGAACGACAGGTTGCGCAGCGCGTACAAGAACGAATGAAAGGCGTGAACTTTCACGCCCGCCGCGTGCATCATTTTCAATAGTGCCGTTGACGTTCCCTGGCTGCCGATGGCGTCGTAGAGTAGGCGCACGTCGACGCCGGCCTTCGCGCGCTGGATCAAAGCTTCGGCGATCAGGCGGCCCGCCGTATCGCTGGCGAAGGTGTACGATTCGAGCCACACGCGCGTCTGGGCGCTACGAATGTCTTCGGCCATGCGCGCAAGCATCGGCGCCGACTCGACGAACAGAGTCAGCTCGTGGCCGGCGACGGAAATCACGGGCGGCTCGTCAATGTCAGCGGCCGGGGCGACCGCCTGATGCGTGGACACATGGCTCATGCCTCTATCGTAGACAGAAGGCGGCCGATACCGAGCGCGGGAGGATGCCGGATGCCTGAAAC contains:
- a CDS encoding phospholipase D-like domain-containing protein, yielding MSHVSTHQAVAPAADIDEPPVISVAGHELTLFVESAPMLARMAEDIRSAQTRVWLESYTFASDTAGRLIAEALIQRAKAGVDVRLLYDAIGSQGTSTALLKMMHAAGVKVHAFHSFLYALRNLSFFEILNRRNHRKLLVVDDRVAYFGGMNVVDTRPPPTRREQRRDLAEAGGWRDVHVRMTGAQVADVAESFERSWLRAHHQPIDRRPRSYRRVRLPRGERDFIRFYDSGPGLNFSRAERVFTRIIGLARRSVVMSMAYFLPTGRVLRTLNRVGHRGARLTLIVPGASDVPLVQRATRFLYSRLLERGVEIYERQRSMLHSKAMVVDDRYTVVGSCNLDPRSLEINLEFVAVIRSAAMAQAVAAICEAEIAESHGVTLADLDRHGPWQRFLDRCAYLLRRWL